DNA sequence from the Deinococcus roseus genome:
CAACATCGTCAAGGTGCTGGACGGCTTCGAGGAGAACAACACCGGTTACCTGGTGATGGAACACCTGACTGGACAGACCCTGGCAGAGCGCATTGCTGAAAAAGGCAAACTGCACCTGGATCAGGTGCAAAGCATCTGCCTGCAGGTCACCGAAGCCCTGGAGGTGGTGCATGCCGCCGGAATGCTGCACCGGGACATCAAACCCGAAAACATCTTCCTGACCGACACCGGGCGCACCGTCCTGATTGACTTCGGGACTGCCAGACACTTTGAGGCCAACAAGACCAGCAACCACACCCGCATGGTCACCCCCGGATACGCTCCGCTGGAACAATACGCCACCCAGGCCAAGGCTGGAGCCTACACCGATTTTTACTCTCTGGGAGCCACCCTTTACCATGCCCTGCTGGGGAAAGCCCCGCCAGCCTCCATTGACCGGGTGACAGGAGCGGCACTGGAACCCCTGCCCCTTCCTGCCGGGCATGTGCTGCAAAAAGTGATCCAGAATTCCCTGTCCCTGCAGGTGCAAGAGCGGCCCCAGACCGCCCAGAGCCTCAAACAGTTGCTGCTTCCCCTGGTTCCCTCTGGACGCAGCTTCACCCCCACCCCTTCCCCTCCCCCACCACCTCACGCACCTTCTGCAGAAGAACTTTATGCCAGAGGCATCCGAGCCCAGCAAGGTGAAGGGGTTCCCAGAGACGAGAAAACCGCTGCCCACTGGTACCGCATGGCAGCAGACCAGGGGCATGCCTCCGCCCAGAACGACCTGGGTTTCCTGTACATGAAAGGCAGAGGGGTGGTGCAAAGCCATGCAGAAGCCGCAAAGCTGTTCCGGCAGGCTGCAGAGCAGGGCCACGCCATTGCACAGTACAATCTGGCCGTGCTGTTTGAACACGGCACAGGAGTAACACAGAGTCTGGTGCAGGCCTTCGACTGGTACCGCAAAGCGGCCCGCCAGGAACACCTGAAGGCCCAGAGCAAACTGGCCCGCATGTACGAAAAAGGACTGGGGATCCCAGCCGACCTCAAAGAGGCGGTGTTCTGGTACGAGAAAGCTGCCGAACAGGGAGACATCTCTTCGCAACACCATCTGGGCCTCTTAAGTGAACAGGAAGAGAACAGCAACGCCGCCCGCACCCTCTACTGGTACCAGAAAGCCGCACAACAGGGGCACAGAGAAGCGCAATTCAAAGTGGCCCAGTCCTTCTCTGAAGGGCATGGAACCCCCATCAATTTGCAGCAGGCGGCTTACTGGCACCGCAAAGCTGCCGATCAGGGACACCTTGAAGCCCAGTTTTTGCTGGGTCTGCTGCTGGAACAGGGTCTGGGGATCAGCAAAGACCTCAAACAGGCTTATCTGATGTTTCAGCAGGCGGCTCAGGGAGGCGTGCTGGAAGCCCAGTTCAAAGTGGGGCTTTTCCTGGAAGAAGGCTGGGGCACCAAACCGGACGCTGCACAGGCCGCTTTGTGGTACCGCAGGGCAGCAGACCAGGGGCATGGGGTGGCCCAGAACAACCTCGGCGTGCTCTTTGAAGCCGGACGGGGCGTGATGCAAAGCATGCAGCAGGCCATCCACTGGTACCGTCTGGCTGCCCAGGGAGGCAACGCCGCAGCCCAGTACAACCTGGGCATCCTCTACGAAGAAGGCAAGGGTGTGCATCAGGACCTGGGTCAGGCCCTGCACTGGTTCCAGAAATCTGCTGAACAGGGGGAAGCCGAGGCCCAGTTCAGCACCGCCACCTTTTATGAGAAAGGTCTGGGCGTGGTCCGGGACGAAACGCAAGCGTTCCACTGGTACAAACAGGCTGCAGACCAGAATCATCCTGAAGCCCTGCTGCAACTGGGCAAAATGCACGAACAGGGACGGGGCACTCCAAAAAACCGTGCACTGGCCATCGAATGCTACCAGCTGGCCCAGGACCAGGGCATCGATGAAGCCGCAGAACGCCTGAAGAAGCTGCTGAAACCCCGCTGGAAGATTTTCTGAGGATTGCCCAAAAACGCATGGATTGAAACCTGGGCCTTCACCTGAGCGTGTTATCTCCAACAGACGGACAGACCAGCACAGACCATACTGAAAGCAGCGTTGCATTGAACAACAGATGCACAACCATGCACATTCAGGAGGTTTGACATGTCCAGAATCACCGCTGTTTTCCAGAATCAACAAGATGCCCAGGCTGCCCTGCAAGAGCTGCACCAGCTGGGGGTCAGCGATCAGCACACCTATTACAGCCACCGCCAGCAGGCCTCTGGCGAAACACTGCGTCCTGATCCAGATGGGACCATCAACACAGACACAGGCGATGCTGACCGTCCATCCTTCTTGCTGCCTCCAGTGATCAATGCAGCAGTCCCGGTGGGCATTGGAGGTCTGGGATCGCCTGGTGCGGGAGCTGTACTGGCTGCCGCTGCGCTGGAAGAGCAACCTGCAGGAACCCACAATCCGGTGGTGACCGCTGCAGATCCTGAAAAAGAATCCCACTTTTACAATGATGCCCTGCGAGGAGGCAAGCTTCTGATTTCAGTGGATGCCGCAGACAGCCTGCAAGAAGAACAGGTGCGGGATGCGCTGGCCCGCCACCATGGAGCCTTCTACACCCACTGAAGGACCCTTTCCGATCCTACAAAACCTGCAGCACTTCACTGAGCCCCACAGCCAGACGGTTGAATCTGGCTGTGGTTGGATGCTGAACCAGCTTCTGGCAGAGGTTCTGGAGTTCAGGCAGGGCATCCTGCATGGCCTTTTTCCCTCTGTTCCAGCGCTCCTGCACAATCACATTTCCAGGCAGGGCCTCAAAAGGACGGCGCTGTTCAGACAGCAGGGTGTGGGGTTGCACTTTCTGGTACATTTCTCTCAGGAGCTGCACCAGCACAGCATGTCTGACACAGCTGTAAGCATCCGAGTGGAATTCACCCTGGGATCCCAGCTGCTCTTTTTGCTCTTTTTCCAGCAGGGCAGCAATTTCTTGAAGCGTCTGGGGAAGGTCCTGCACTGTAACAGCCAGAGAAGATGTGGGCATGGTACCAGTTTAAAAACAGAGGCTGACAGATCTTTAGTTGTTGCTGCGGCAATGGTGGGCGTTTTCAACACCATTTGCCTGAGCAAAAATGCATTTTCAATTCAAAAATTCCTTTTTCTGGCTTTTCACTGCCTTTCCTGGATGTCATAAACCTCCAAAATCCTCATCATAGACAAGAAATCCATCGTTTTTGCACAGAGAGCCTAAAAAGAAAACAAAACCCCTTGGTCTGTGACAATTCTGTCAGGGTCAAGTCCTGGGGCTGTTTTTTGACGTTCGATTGCAAAATACCCAGAAGAATCTTCGGGATGCCTTTTGTCAATAGGGGAAATCCCCTATAAAGTGTTATACTGGCTCCAGGCGTTTGGAAACCCATCAGAAGGAGAATCCTTTGCTTCAACCCAGACGCCTGATTGTTGCTGATTTGCGGGCTTTGCACACAAAGCTCCATCACAACCCGCAAACAGCCTCTTACTCCGGAGGCTGTTTTGCGTTGCAGGCCCTTTAAGCATGTACAGAACATGCACAGTGCTTTGAAACCACATTCGGGAGCCATTGAGGCAGACCAGATCCCCAGAATTTGTAAAAGCTTTTGGTGTTCCAGACAATAAAAATCCTTTAGAATAACGTTATTCTAAACGCCGCCCTTACCCTGCTTAAAAGCCACCTCCCCTACTTTTACAGAGTATTGAAAAAATTCTTTTTGAACGTCAATAACGCATGACTGAAGTCACGCGCTTGTATCTGGATTCCATCGCAACTCTGCATACCTTCTCAGGCGCGCAGCTTTGACTTCTTGAGCAGAACGGCACCCAGAATGGGGCCTGCTCGCTTCACCATCCGACACATCAGGGCGCATTGACAAAGCACCCGTACTCATCCAGTCCTGCCGGACGAGCAGCGTTCTCAAAGCAATGTTCACACTCGCCACCCGATCTGCGTGACCCCGATGACCACAAGCCTCACATTTAAACTCCAATCCTGCATTTGGCCGGTTTCCTCTGGACACATGACCGCACTTGTAACAGGCCTGACTGGTGTAATTTGCGTCCACCCGCACCGCAAGAGAGCCATAGAGGGGAGCTTTGTAGGCCAGCATGGTTTGAAGCTCCGCAAAAGACCATTGACTCTGGTGACGTTTCGTTCGTTTCACTTTCTTGCTGACTTTAGGGTCAGCGTGTCTCTCGATGCGTTCACGGATGCTGCTCAGGTCTTCCAGCCCAAAAATGGAGTTCGGGAATCGGGTCAGAAGCATCTTGGCGAGCGTGTGATTTCGGTCAGCGATAAACCGTCTTTCTCTTCCCGACAACATCACCAAACGGCGAGTCGCGGAACGGGTGCCTTTACGCTGGAGGGCTTTCTTTGTACGAGCAAAATGGTCTTTTTGCTGACGAACCTGCGCACCTTTCTCAAACAGCGATTTGCCGTCTTTGTCGGTGGCAACGAAATGATACCTCTGGCCCACATCCACACCCACCACGTTGGAATGGCCAACGGGTTGCGGGTCAGGAAGGTCAATGTGGACAGCAACAATCAGGTAATACCGCTTTTTAGACTTCTGATGGTAGAGTTTGGCCGCTCCCGTTTCACAGCCCC
Encoded proteins:
- a CDS encoding serine/threonine-protein kinase: MSVICPHCHNTLTDDPFRCPICGWLLKQHLKVGTKLQQGKYTIGKVLGRGGFGITYLGANTFLGRTVAIKELFVDGLTTRGSQDRVVPANPEVFEQEKARFSREAQLLTQFDHPNIVKVLDGFEENNTGYLVMEHLTGQTLAERIAEKGKLHLDQVQSICLQVTEALEVVHAAGMLHRDIKPENIFLTDTGRTVLIDFGTARHFEANKTSNHTRMVTPGYAPLEQYATQAKAGAYTDFYSLGATLYHALLGKAPPASIDRVTGAALEPLPLPAGHVLQKVIQNSLSLQVQERPQTAQSLKQLLLPLVPSGRSFTPTPSPPPPPHAPSAEELYARGIRAQQGEGVPRDEKTAAHWYRMAADQGHASAQNDLGFLYMKGRGVVQSHAEAAKLFRQAAEQGHAIAQYNLAVLFEHGTGVTQSLVQAFDWYRKAARQEHLKAQSKLARMYEKGLGIPADLKEAVFWYEKAAEQGDISSQHHLGLLSEQEENSNAARTLYWYQKAAQQGHREAQFKVAQSFSEGHGTPINLQQAAYWHRKAADQGHLEAQFLLGLLLEQGLGISKDLKQAYLMFQQAAQGGVLEAQFKVGLFLEEGWGTKPDAAQAALWYRRAADQGHGVAQNNLGVLFEAGRGVMQSMQQAIHWYRLAAQGGNAAAQYNLGILYEEGKGVHQDLGQALHWFQKSAEQGEAEAQFSTATFYEKGLGVVRDETQAFHWYKQAADQNHPEALLQLGKMHEQGRGTPKNRALAIECYQLAQDQGIDEAAERLKKLLKPRWKIF
- a CDS encoding RNA-guided endonuclease InsQ/TnpB family protein, producing MRVTISATLKLRHNAQQKAALDAISLAYRDALNYASQRAFELDKTSSAPRLHKAVYADLRAQFGLGAQLACTVERQVAATYQTQWTKLKQNLKAREASHTKRRYKGLDAAPKFVSRTLEYQHGRDYSWKKGGKVSISTLDGRLVLEYEGYQKHLDCIARGCETGAAKLYHQKSKKRYYLIVAVHIDLPDPQPVGHSNVVGVDVGQRYHFVATDKDGKSLFEKGAQVRQQKDHFARTKKALQRKGTRSATRRLVMLSGRERRFIADRNHTLAKMLLTRFPNSIFGLEDLSSIRERIERHADPKVSKKVKRTKRHQSQWSFAELQTMLAYKAPLYGSLAVRVDANYTSQACYKCGHVSRGNRPNAGLEFKCEACGHRGHADRVASVNIALRTLLVRQDWMSTGALSMRPDVSDGEASRPHSGCRSAQEVKAARLRRYAELRWNPDTSA